The following proteins are co-located in the Streptomyces bottropensis ATCC 25435 genome:
- the rpsA gene encoding 30S ribosomal protein S1: MTSSTETTSTTPQVAVNDIGNEEAFLAAIDETIKYFNDGDIVDGVIVKVDRDEVLLDIGYKTEGVIPSRELSIKHDVDPNEVVKVGDEIEALVLQKEDKEGRLILSKKRAQYERAWGTIEKIKEEDGIVTGTVIEVVKGGLILDIGLRGFLPASLVEMRRVRDLQPYVGKELEAKIIELDKNRNNVVLSRRAWLEQTQSEVRQTFLTTLQKGQVRSGVVSSIVNFGAFVDLGGVDGLVHVSELSWKHIDHPSEVVEVGQEVTVEVLDVDMDRERVSLSLKATQEDPWQQFARTHQIGQVVPGKVTKLVPFGAFVRVDEGIEGLVHISELAERHVEIPEQVVQVNDEIFVKVIDIDLERRRISLSLKQANESFGSDPASVEFDPTLYGMAASYDDQGNYIYPEGFDPETNDWLEGFESQREVWEGQYAEAQQRFEQHQAQVIKSREADEAAAAEGGDTAGAAPAAGGGSYSSEGADTSGALASDEALAALREKLAGGQS, translated from the coding sequence ATGACGAGCAGCACCGAGACCACCTCTACCACCCCGCAGGTAGCGGTCAACGACATCGGTAACGAGGAAGCCTTCCTCGCCGCGATCGACGAGACGATCAAGTACTTCAACGACGGCGACATCGTCGACGGCGTCATCGTGAAGGTCGACCGGGACGAGGTCCTGCTCGACATCGGTTACAAGACCGAAGGTGTCATCCCGAGCCGCGAGCTCTCGATCAAGCACGACGTCGACCCGAACGAGGTCGTCAAGGTCGGCGACGAGATCGAAGCCCTTGTTCTCCAGAAGGAGGACAAGGAAGGCCGCCTGATCCTCTCGAAGAAGCGCGCCCAGTACGAGCGCGCCTGGGGCACCATCGAGAAGATCAAGGAAGAGGACGGCATCGTCACCGGCACCGTCATCGAGGTCGTCAAGGGTGGTCTCATCCTCGACATCGGCCTCCGTGGCTTCCTGCCGGCCTCCCTCGTCGAGATGCGCCGTGTCCGCGACCTCCAGCCCTACGTGGGCAAGGAGCTCGAGGCGAAGATCATCGAGCTGGACAAGAACCGCAACAACGTGGTCCTGTCCCGCCGTGCCTGGCTGGAGCAGACCCAGTCCGAGGTCCGTCAGACGTTCCTCACGACCCTCCAGAAGGGTCAGGTCCGCTCCGGCGTGGTCTCCTCGATCGTCAACTTCGGTGCCTTCGTGGACCTGGGTGGCGTCGACGGTCTGGTCCACGTCTCCGAGCTGTCCTGGAAGCACATCGACCACCCCTCCGAGGTCGTCGAGGTCGGCCAGGAGGTCACGGTCGAGGTCCTCGACGTCGACATGGACCGCGAGCGCGTCTCCCTGTCGCTGAAGGCGACCCAGGAAGACCCGTGGCAGCAGTTCGCCCGCACCCACCAGATCGGCCAGGTCGTGCCCGGCAAGGTCACGAAGCTGGTTCCGTTCGGTGCGTTCGTCCGCGTGGACGAGGGCATCGAGGGTCTGGTCCACATCTCCGAGCTGGCCGAGCGCCACGTGGAGATCCCGGAGCAGGTCGTCCAGGTCAACGACGAGATCTTCGTCAAGGTCATCGACATCGACCTCGAGCGCCGTCGCATCAGCCTCTCGCTGAAGCAGGCCAACGAGTCCTTCGGCTCCGACCCGGCCTCGGTCGAGTTCGACCCGACGCTCTACGGCATGGCCGCGTCGTACGACGACCAGGGCAACTACATCTACCCCGAGGGCTTCGACCCCGAGACCAACGACTGGCTCGAGGGCTTCGAGTCCCAGCGTGAGGTGTGGGAGGGCCAGTACGCCGAGGCGCAGCAGCGCTTCGAGCAGCACCAGGCCCAGGTCATCAAGTCCCGCGAGGCCGACGAGGCCGCTGCCGCCGAGGGCGGCGACACCGCGGGTGCGGCTCCGGCCGCGGGTGGTGGCTCGTACTCCTCCGAGGGTGCGGACACCTCCGGTGCCCTCGCTTCGGACGAGGCCCTGGCCGCCCTGCGCGAGAAGCTGGCCGGAGGCCAGAGCTGA
- a CDS encoding class I SAM-dependent methyltransferase: MTPPGRVAPRGLRKSTTREPIIQEPEVHEPDEVRGAHGAHGAPEADEAEATRREAGATESSRANRGWWDRNADEYQIEHGTFLGDDRFVWGPEGLDEVEAELLGPSEELKGKDVLEIGAGAAQCARWLAAQGARPVALDISHRQLQHALRIGGSFPLVCADAGDLPFADGSFDLACSAYGALPFVADPVRVLREVRRVLRPGGRFVFSVTHPIRWAFPDEPGPEGLSVSGSYFDRTPYVEQDEEGRAVYVEHHRTIGDRVRDVVAADFRLVDLVEPQWPAWNTSEWGGWSPLRGNLIPGSAIFVCERD, translated from the coding sequence GTGACACCACCGGGGCGGGTCGCGCCACGCGGGTTACGGAAGAGTACGACGAGGGAGCCGATCATCCAAGAGCCTGAAGTCCACGAGCCCGACGAGGTACGCGGGGCCCACGGGGCCCACGGCGCGCCGGAGGCCGACGAAGCGGAGGCCACCCGGCGCGAGGCCGGTGCGACGGAGAGTTCCCGGGCCAACCGGGGCTGGTGGGACCGCAACGCCGACGAGTACCAGATCGAGCACGGCACCTTCCTCGGCGACGACCGTTTCGTGTGGGGTCCGGAAGGGCTCGACGAGGTGGAGGCGGAGCTGCTGGGACCGTCCGAGGAGCTGAAGGGCAAGGACGTCCTGGAGATCGGGGCCGGCGCCGCGCAGTGCGCGCGCTGGCTGGCCGCCCAGGGCGCCCGTCCGGTGGCCCTGGACATCTCCCACCGCCAGCTCCAGCACGCCCTGCGCATCGGCGGATCGTTCCCGCTGGTGTGCGCCGACGCCGGCGACCTGCCCTTCGCGGACGGCTCCTTCGACCTGGCGTGCTCGGCGTACGGGGCGCTGCCCTTCGTCGCGGACCCCGTGCGGGTGCTGCGGGAGGTCCGTCGCGTCCTGCGTCCCGGCGGCCGTTTCGTCTTCTCGGTGACCCATCCGATCCGCTGGGCGTTCCCCGACGAGCCCGGCCCGGAGGGCCTGTCCGTCTCCGGCTCCTACTTCGACCGCACTCCGTACGTGGAACAGGACGAGGAGGGCCGGGCCGTGTACGTCGAGCACCACCGCACGATCGGCGACCGCGTCCGGGACGTCGTGGCGGCGGACTTCCGGCTGGTGGACCTCGTCGAGCCGCAGTGGCCCGCCTGGAACACCTCCGAGTGGGGCGGCTGGTCCCCGCTGCGCGGCAACCTGATCCCGGGGTCGGCGATCTTCGTGTGCGAGCGGGACTGA
- the hrpB gene encoding ATP-dependent helicase HrpB codes for MIRYDALDALPVRTALPALDDALEGHGAAVLVAPPGTGKTTLVPLALAGLLDGGPVRRVVVAEPRRIAARAAARRMAWLLGEKVGASVGYTVRGERVVGPRARVEVVTTGVLLQRLQRDQELPGVDVVVLDECHERHLDADTAAAFLLDVREALRPGLRLVAASATTDAQGWARLLGGAPVVAAQGVSYPVEVVWAPPPRPVRPPHGMRVDPAALTHVASVVRRALAERAGDVLCFLPGVGEIARVAGQLAGLGDVEVLQVHGRAPAAVQDAVLTGGEGRRVVLATSVAESSLTVPGVRVVVDSGLAREPRVDHARGIGTLTTVRASRAAGRQRAGRAGREAPGAVYRCWTEAEDGRLPGFPSPEIKVADLTAFALQAACWGDPDASGLALLDPPPSGAMAAARDVLSAIGAVSPTGHATDRGARMARLGLHPRLARALLDATPLVGAERAAEVVALLSEEPPREYGDDLTAALRTARRGGDAYAARWRTEVRRLRTASKPASKPASKPASKPASKPASKPASKRASATWGAGAGEERGVGVVAALAFPERVAREDRGGYLMVSGTRAEVGEGSGLRGAPWIAVAVADRAAGAGHARVRLGAAVDEQIAREAAGSLYGRGEEVAWRDGDVVARKVERLGAVELAVRPLREAAPGLVREALLEGLRAEGFGLLRWSQDGTRLRERLAFLHGRLGAPWPDVCDDVLHARVEEWLEPELGRARRRADLGRIDAGEALKRLLPWATGDAVRLEELAPERIEVPSGSRIRVDYARPEQPVLAVKLQEMFGLRESPVLAGVPVLVHLLSPAGRPAAVTADLASFWKDGYRAVRAELRGRYPRHPWPEDPATAEPTRFTNARLRR; via the coding sequence GTGATCCGTTACGACGCCCTGGACGCACTGCCCGTGCGCACCGCCCTGCCCGCGCTGGACGACGCTCTGGAGGGGCACGGCGCGGCCGTCCTCGTCGCGCCGCCCGGGACCGGCAAGACGACGCTGGTGCCCCTGGCCCTGGCGGGGCTGCTGGACGGCGGCCCGGTACGGCGGGTGGTCGTCGCCGAGCCGCGGCGGATCGCGGCGCGGGCGGCGGCGCGGCGGATGGCGTGGCTGCTGGGCGAGAAGGTCGGCGCGAGCGTCGGCTACACCGTGCGCGGCGAGCGGGTCGTCGGGCCACGCGCGCGCGTGGAGGTCGTCACGACGGGTGTCCTGCTGCAACGGCTGCAGCGGGACCAGGAGCTGCCGGGCGTGGACGTCGTGGTGCTCGACGAGTGCCATGAGCGGCATCTGGACGCGGACACGGCGGCGGCGTTCCTGCTGGACGTGCGCGAGGCGCTGCGGCCCGGGCTGCGGCTGGTGGCCGCGTCGGCGACGACGGACGCGCAGGGCTGGGCACGGCTGCTGGGCGGGGCGCCGGTGGTCGCGGCGCAGGGCGTCTCGTACCCGGTCGAGGTGGTGTGGGCGCCGCCGCCGCGTCCGGTGCGGCCGCCGCACGGGATGCGGGTGGACCCGGCGGCGCTGACGCATGTGGCGTCGGTGGTGCGGCGGGCGCTGGCCGAGCGGGCGGGGGACGTGCTCTGTTTCCTGCCGGGGGTGGGTGAGATCGCGCGGGTCGCCGGGCAGTTGGCGGGTCTCGGTGACGTGGAGGTGCTCCAGGTGCACGGGCGGGCGCCGGCGGCCGTGCAGGACGCGGTGCTGACGGGCGGGGAGGGGCGCCGGGTGGTCCTCGCGACCTCGGTGGCCGAGTCCTCGCTGACGGTGCCCGGGGTGCGGGTGGTCGTCGACTCCGGGCTCGCGCGGGAGCCGCGTGTCGACCACGCGCGCGGGATCGGCACGCTGACGACGGTGCGGGCCTCGCGGGCGGCCGGACGACAGCGGGCCGGACGGGCCGGGCGTGAGGCCCCCGGCGCGGTCTACCGGTGCTGGACCGAGGCCGAGGACGGCCGCCTGCCGGGTTTCCCGTCGCCGGAGATCAAGGTGGCCGACCTGACCGCGTTCGCCCTCCAGGCGGCCTGCTGGGGCGATCCGGACGCCTCCGGGCTCGCGCTCCTGGACCCGCCTCCGAGCGGGGCGATGGCGGCTGCCCGCGACGTCCTCTCCGCGATCGGCGCGGTCTCCCCCACCGGGCACGCCACGGACCGGGGCGCACGCATGGCCCGGCTCGGCCTGCACCCCCGGCTGGCCCGTGCGCTCCTGGACGCGACGCCGCTGGTGGGGGCGGAGCGGGCCGCCGAGGTCGTGGCGCTGCTGAGCGAGGAGCCCCCGCGGGAGTACGGCGACGATCTCACCGCCGCGCTGCGGACCGCCCGGCGCGGGGGTGACGCCTACGCGGCGCGCTGGCGCACGGAGGTGCGGCGGCTGCGCACCGCGTCGAAGCCCGCGTCGAAGCCCGCGTCGAAGCCCGCGTCGAAGCCCGCGTCGAAGCCCGCGTCGAAGCCCGCGTCGAAGCGGGCGTCCGCGACGTGGGGCGCCGGTGCCGGGGAGGAACGGGGAGTGGGGGTCGTGGCGGCTCTGGCGTTTCCGGAACGGGTGGCGCGGGAGGACAGGGGCGGCTATCTGATGGTCTCCGGGACCCGGGCCGAGGTGGGCGAGGGGTCCGGGTTGCGCGGGGCGCCCTGGATCGCCGTGGCCGTCGCCGACCGGGCGGCGGGCGCGGGGCACGCGCGCGTGCGGCTCGGGGCGGCCGTCGACGAACAGATCGCCCGGGAGGCGGCCGGAAGTCTGTACGGCCGGGGCGAGGAGGTGGCATGGCGCGACGGGGACGTCGTCGCCCGGAAGGTGGAGCGGCTGGGGGCCGTGGAGCTGGCGGTGCGGCCGTTGCGGGAGGCGGCGCCCGGGCTCGTACGGGAGGCGTTGTTGGAGGGGCTGCGGGCCGAGGGGTTCGGGCTGCTGCGGTGGTCGCAGGACGGCACCCGGTTGCGGGAGCGGCTGGCCTTTCTGCACGGGCGGCTCGGCGCGCCCTGGCCGGATGTCTGCGACGACGTCCTCCACGCGCGCGTGGAGGAGTGGCTGGAGCCCGAGCTGGGGCGGGCCCGGCGGCGGGCGGACCTCGGGCGGATCGACGCCGGGGAGGCGCTGAAGCGGTTGCTGCCGTGGGCCACGGGGGACGCGGTACGGCTGGAGGAGCTGGCGCCCGAGCGGATCGAGGTGCCGAGCGGGTCCCGGATCCGGGTCGACTACGCGCGGCCCGAGCAGCCGGTGCTGGCGGTGAAGCTGCAGGAGATGTTCGGGCTGCGGGAGTCGCCCGTGCTGGCCGGGGTGCCCGTGCTGGTGCATCTGCTGTCCCCCGCCGGGCGGCCCGCCGCCGTCACCGCCGATCTCGCCTCCTTCTGGAAGGACGGGTACCGGGCCGTGCGGGCGGAGTTGCGGGGCCGCTATCCCAGACATCCGTGGCCGGAGGACCCGGCGACGGCCGAGCCCACCCGGTTCACCAACGCGCGGCTCAGGCGTTGA
- a CDS encoding DUF3068 domain-containing protein — translation MRRRAGLILLTLAVFFTALSPLVRWYAFPHLAKIPANQYQDMVLEAKDATLLDYATMTARTVPKVTIVQTLKGDVEASEAIEKNTGRDVVVWDGLSYVQGPDGEMVSRIPERYIFDAHTQEPVHAKGEMVDGDPVEREGLEFKWPFLTEKRDYEYFDAQARITAPIHYKGTQDFRGVEVYYFEQTIPWTEVPFPRVMPVEGITRETVAGTGTTRWYTTVRKFWVEPVTGAPVYGEEIHKEELRGGTLLGDREKVTAFAGHVKMREDYIEHTVDLVKSQRLLVLLMTSYLPWGFLALGIGLLALSLWVEARGRRPGAAASSRPPASEPVNA, via the coding sequence ATGCGCCGTAGGGCCGGCCTGATCCTGCTCACGCTCGCCGTGTTCTTCACCGCCCTGTCCCCACTGGTGCGCTGGTACGCCTTCCCGCACCTGGCCAAGATCCCGGCGAACCAGTACCAGGACATGGTCCTGGAGGCGAAGGACGCCACCCTCCTCGACTACGCCACGATGACCGCCCGCACGGTCCCGAAGGTCACCATCGTGCAGACCCTCAAGGGCGACGTGGAGGCGTCCGAGGCCATCGAGAAGAACACCGGCCGGGACGTCGTCGTCTGGGACGGCCTGTCCTACGTCCAGGGCCCGGACGGGGAGATGGTCTCCCGGATCCCCGAGCGCTACATCTTCGACGCCCACACCCAGGAACCCGTGCACGCCAAGGGCGAGATGGTCGACGGCGACCCCGTGGAACGGGAGGGTCTGGAATTCAAGTGGCCCTTCCTCACGGAGAAGAGGGACTACGAGTACTTCGACGCCCAGGCCCGGATCACCGCCCCCATCCACTACAAGGGCACCCAGGACTTCCGGGGCGTCGAGGTCTACTACTTCGAGCAGACCATCCCCTGGACCGAGGTGCCCTTCCCACGCGTCATGCCCGTGGAGGGCATCACCCGCGAGACGGTCGCCGGGACGGGCACGACCCGCTGGTACACCACGGTCCGCAAGTTCTGGGTCGAACCCGTGACCGGCGCCCCCGTCTACGGCGAGGAGATCCACAAGGAGGAACTCCGCGGCGGCACCCTCCTGGGCGACCGCGAGAAGGTGACCGCCTTCGCCGGGCACGTGAAGATGCGCGAGGACTACATCGAACACACCGTCGACCTGGTGAAGTCCCAGCGCCTGCTCGTCCTGCTCATGACGTCCTACCTGCCCTGGGGCTTCCTCGCCCTCGGCATCGGGCTCCTCGCCCTCTCCCTGTGGGTCGAGGCCCGCGGCCGGCGGCCCGGCGCGGCCGCGTCCAGCAGGCCTCCGGCGTCCGAGCCGGTCAACGCCTGA
- a CDS encoding SPW_0924 family protein, which translates to MRALIAAATGLALAFALVFTITVLGSPTGETSPKPLLTTVPAHP; encoded by the coding sequence ATGCGCGCCCTGATCGCCGCCGCGACCGGTCTGGCCCTCGCCTTCGCCCTGGTGTTCACGATCACTGTGCTCGGCTCACCGACGGGCGAGACCTCACCGAAGCCGTTGCTGACGACGGTCCCCGCACATCCGTAG